A part of Propioniciclava coleopterorum genomic DNA contains:
- a CDS encoding sulfurtransferase TusA family protein: MSPFDHFVKPLIGAADARSAGAVAVATPTRYRLDVLGHPCPFPLVEAAVALEQLEAGDELAIAFDCPEATRSLPAWAHTQGHEVTALDHRDGSWTITLRKA, translated from the coding sequence GTGTCACCCTTCGACCACTTCGTGAAGCCCCTCATCGGCGCCGCCGACGCGCGCAGCGCCGGTGCCGTCGCCGTGGCCACCCCCACCCGCTACCGACTCGACGTCCTGGGCCACCCCTGCCCCTTCCCGCTGGTCGAGGCCGCGGTGGCCCTGGAGCAGCTCGAGGCCGGCGACGAGCTGGCGATCGCGTTCGACTGCCCCGAGGCGACCCGCTCGCTCCCGGCGTGGGCGCACACCCAGGGTCACGAGGTGACCGCCCTGGACCACCGCGACGGCTCCTGGACCATCACGCTCCGCAAGGCCTGA
- the tet(33) gene encoding tetracycline efflux MFS transporter Tet(33), with translation MSSLTSARGSLATVLITASLDAAGMGLVMPILPALLHEAGVTADAVPLNVGVLIALYAVMQFIFAPVLGTLSDRFGRRRVLLVSLAGATVDYLVLATTSALSVFYIARAVAGITGATNAVTATVIADITPPHQRAKRFGLLSACYGGGMIAGPAMGGLFGAISPHLPFLLAALLSASNLALTFILLRETRPDSPARSASLAQHRGRPGLSAVPGITFLLVAFGLVQFIGQAPGATWVLFTEHRLDWSPVEVGISLSVFGIVQVLVQALLTGRIVEWIGEAKTVIIGCVTDALGLVGLAIVTDAFSMAPILAALGIGGIGLPALQTLLSQRVDEQRQGRLQGVLASINSVTSIFGPVAFTTIFALTYINADGFLWLCAAALYVPCVILIMRGTAASPKFGSWASGDSM, from the coding sequence GTGTCATCTCTCACTTCCGCTCGTGGCTCGTTGGCCACGGTCCTCATCACGGCTAGCCTCGACGCCGCCGGCATGGGCCTGGTGATGCCGATTCTCCCCGCACTGCTGCACGAGGCAGGGGTCACCGCTGATGCGGTTCCGCTGAACGTCGGAGTGCTGATCGCGCTCTACGCGGTAATGCAGTTCATCTTTGCCCCCGTACTGGGAACACTGTCGGACCGATTCGGCCGCCGCCGGGTGCTGCTTGTTTCCCTGGCCGGTGCGACCGTCGACTATCTCGTGCTCGCCACGACGTCCGCTCTGTCGGTGTTCTATATCGCCCGCGCAGTGGCTGGGATAACCGGAGCGACCAATGCGGTCACCGCCACCGTGATCGCCGACATCACGCCACCCCACCAGCGCGCCAAGCGTTTCGGTTTACTCAGTGCCTGCTATGGCGGCGGAATGATCGCGGGGCCAGCCATGGGTGGACTGTTCGGTGCCATCTCGCCACATCTGCCGTTTTTGCTCGCTGCTCTTCTCTCAGCGAGCAATCTGGCACTCACCTTTATCCTGTTACGCGAGACCCGTCCTGATTCGCCTGCGCGCTCTGCGTCGCTCGCTCAGCATCGTGGTCGCCCCGGCCTCAGCGCGGTGCCTGGGATTACCTTCCTATTAGTCGCATTCGGCCTTGTTCAATTCATTGGGCAGGCTCCAGGTGCGACCTGGGTGCTGTTTACTGAACACCGCCTCGACTGGAGTCCCGTCGAAGTTGGAATCTCCCTGTCCGTCTTCGGGATCGTACAGGTTCTCGTGCAGGCCCTACTTACTGGCCGCATCGTGGAGTGGATCGGTGAGGCAAAAACAGTCATCATCGGGTGTGTTACCGACGCCTTGGGTCTCGTAGGCCTGGCGATTGTCACTGACGCATTTTCCATGGCGCCTATCTTGGCGGCACTGGGGATCGGTGGCATCGGCCTCCCCGCTCTGCAAACCCTTCTCTCCCAGCGCGTCGATGAACAGCGCCAAGGGCGCCTCCAGGGTGTGCTCGCCAGCATCAACAGCGTCACATCGATCTTCGGACCGGTCGCTTTCACAACGATCTTCGCGCTCACTTACATCAACGCCGACGGCTTCCTCTGGCTCTGCGCCGCAGCACTCTACGTGCCCTGCGTGATTCTCATCATGCGTGGTACAGCAGCGTCCCCGAAGTTCGGCTCATGGGCGAGCGGCGACTCGATGTGA
- a CDS encoding AAA family ATPase has product MEDLEEVAEVVVQQVGDRRATWKRWNLHAEAVRQTMDLRFASANDRDAITQQIVDAAERVSLRLTPPELATSPSLFRRADGASVFRPKAGTVFSSEQVLAAEDRLLAASNDRSAPTVPLAWIEDAARTKNRDGHTLSVNQEQAIAKIGVSGRVLDVLVGPAGTGKTTTMRALRRAWERRYGTGSVTGLAPSAAAADVLAGDLEIGTENTAKWLHEHRLGRWNLTRGQLVIIDEASLGGTFALDAVTSHAQQVGAKVLLVGDWAQLASVDAGGAFGMLVRDRGDAPELVDVRRFRNDWEKQASLQLRIGDTDVIDTYIRHGRVVPGGYDEILEAAYQAWRTDLATGKSTVLIAETLDTVSALNTRARTDRIVQGDVAVDGVKLHDGNEASRGDLIITRENNRRLSLGRSWVKNGDRWHVTHANDDGSLTVRRAGSKRRTTITLPASYVAEHVELG; this is encoded by the coding sequence TTGGAGGATCTTGAGGAGGTCGCCGAGGTCGTGGTGCAGCAGGTCGGTGACCGGCGAGCGACGTGGAAACGGTGGAACCTCCACGCGGAAGCGGTCCGGCAGACGATGGATCTCCGCTTCGCGTCCGCGAACGATCGGGACGCCATCACCCAGCAGATCGTCGATGCCGCAGAACGGGTCTCGCTGCGTCTCACTCCGCCCGAGCTCGCGACGAGCCCGTCGCTGTTTCGTCGTGCGGACGGGGCGAGCGTGTTCCGCCCCAAAGCCGGAACGGTGTTCTCCTCCGAGCAGGTGCTCGCGGCAGAAGACCGACTCCTTGCCGCGTCGAATGATCGGTCGGCGCCGACCGTGCCGCTGGCATGGATCGAGGACGCTGCCAGAACGAAGAACCGCGACGGGCACACCCTGTCGGTGAATCAGGAGCAGGCGATCGCGAAGATCGGCGTCTCCGGCCGCGTCCTCGACGTCCTCGTCGGCCCCGCAGGGACGGGGAAGACCACAACGATGCGTGCCCTGCGCCGAGCCTGGGAGCGACGCTACGGGACAGGCTCGGTGACCGGGCTCGCGCCCTCTGCCGCTGCCGCCGACGTCCTCGCCGGGGATCTCGAGATCGGTACGGAGAACACGGCGAAGTGGCTGCATGAGCATCGCCTCGGGAGATGGAACCTCACGCGCGGGCAGCTCGTCATCATCGACGAAGCCTCGTTGGGCGGAACGTTCGCGCTCGACGCCGTCACCAGTCACGCCCAGCAGGTGGGCGCGAAAGTACTGCTCGTGGGCGATTGGGCGCAACTCGCCTCGGTCGACGCGGGCGGCGCGTTCGGGATGCTCGTGCGTGACCGCGGCGACGCCCCGGAACTGGTCGATGTGCGCCGCTTCCGAAACGACTGGGAGAAGCAGGCGTCCCTGCAGTTGCGGATCGGCGACACCGACGTCATCGACACCTACATCCGGCATGGCCGCGTCGTGCCGGGCGGGTATGACGAGATTCTCGAAGCCGCCTACCAAGCCTGGCGCACGGATCTCGCGACGGGAAAGAGTACGGTGCTGATCGCGGAAACCCTCGACACGGTCTCGGCGCTCAACACCCGCGCCCGCACCGACCGAATCGTCCAGGGCGACGTCGCTGTGGACGGCGTCAAGCTCCATGACGGCAACGAAGCTTCCCGTGGCGATCTCATCATCACCCGCGAGAACAATCGGCGCCTCTCGCTCGGGCGGAGCTGGGTGAAAAACGGCGACCGCTGGCATGTCACCCATGCGAACGACGACGGCTCCCTCACCGTACGGCGGGCCGGATCGAAGCGGCGCACCACGATCACGCTGCCGGCGAGCTATGTCGCCGAGCACGTCGAACTCGGCTAG
- a CDS encoding APH(3'') family aminoglycoside O-phosphotransferase has product MPLTGLLSDCSVWARVTDGESCAIVLRHVSGERFAKVVSVADAHTLEGERDRIEWLSTTGIPGPSVLDWRITEHGACLITSAVAGVPADRLDPAHLAQAWPSITDTLVRLHSIPASTCPYGRTLDEMITLARATVVENRVHPEFLPQHLIETPPAVILESLERDLPSRQEQEDADRVVCHGDFCLPNILIDPDTSLVAGLIDLGRLGQADPYADIALLLANARETWPNEDTAQWADHDFASRYGIALDPDRLDFYLRLDPLTW; this is encoded by the coding sequence ATGCCACTGACCGGATTGCTTTCCGATTGCTCGGTGTGGGCGCGCGTCACCGATGGCGAGTCATGCGCGATTGTGCTGCGTCACGTGTCCGGGGAACGGTTCGCCAAGGTCGTCTCCGTTGCTGATGCGCACACGTTAGAAGGCGAGCGCGATCGGATCGAGTGGCTGTCGACCACCGGGATTCCCGGCCCCAGCGTGCTCGACTGGCGCATCACCGAGCACGGCGCCTGCCTCATCACCAGCGCCGTCGCGGGCGTCCCGGCTGACCGGCTCGACCCGGCCCATCTCGCTCAGGCATGGCCGTCGATCACCGACACCCTGGTCCGGCTGCATAGCATCCCCGCCAGCACGTGCCCGTACGGCAGAACGCTGGACGAGATGATCACGCTGGCCCGCGCGACCGTCGTCGAGAACCGGGTCCACCCCGAGTTCCTGCCCCAGCACCTCATCGAGACCCCGCCCGCGGTGATCCTCGAAAGCTTGGAACGCGACCTCCCTTCCCGCCAGGAACAAGAGGACGCCGACAGGGTAGTCTGCCACGGAGACTTCTGCCTCCCCAACATCCTTATTGACCCTGATACCTCGCTCGTGGCCGGGCTCATCGACCTCGGCCGACTCGGACAGGCAGATCCCTACGCCGACATCGCGCTCCTGCTGGCGAACGCTCGCGAGACCTGGCCCAACGAAGACACGGCCCAATGGGCGGATCACGACTTCGCCTCCCGGTACGGCATCGCCCTTGACCCCGACCGCCTGGACTTCTACCTTCGACTCGACCCGCTGACCTGGTAG
- a CDS encoding GNAT family N-acetyltransferase — protein MSEQQKDVFLDSGRVTFRRGLPSDDLVLGDIDGSFVTDTIFEVWPSANGFTLNEKSVSSPIVKRFPLGEDTDVEDVEESARFVAVNAHGTRCGFIDVVFEVWNRRVVIADLELSPQYRRRGLGRELVGLAANYGRELNARTLWLEVTNINAPAIRAYLRMGFKFCGLDTSLYRGTASEGEVAVFMSRNLPG, from the coding sequence GTGAGTGAACAGCAGAAAGACGTTTTCCTTGACTCTGGCAGGGTAACATTTCGTCGGGGCCTGCCGAGTGATGACTTGGTGCTCGGTGACATTGATGGTTCCTTCGTCACCGACACCATTTTCGAGGTGTGGCCTTCTGCCAACGGGTTTACTCTCAACGAGAAGAGTGTCTCCTCTCCGATCGTCAAGAGGTTTCCTCTTGGCGAAGACACCGACGTTGAGGATGTCGAGGAGTCAGCGCGATTTGTTGCCGTTAACGCGCACGGGACCCGCTGCGGGTTTATTGACGTGGTTTTCGAGGTGTGGAATCGACGAGTCGTGATAGCGGATTTGGAACTCTCCCCTCAGTATCGTCGGAGAGGGCTGGGACGGGAACTGGTTGGCCTCGCTGCTAACTACGGGCGTGAACTGAACGCACGAACCTTGTGGTTGGAAGTCACTAACATCAACGCACCGGCCATCCGCGCGTATCTCCGCATGGGGTTTAAGTTTTGCGGTTTGGATACCTCTCTGTATCGCGGAACTGCATCAGAAGGCGAGGTTGCAGTATTCATGAGCCGAAACCTAC
- a CDS encoding IS481 family transposase, with amino-acid sequence MTHANAPLTVEGRRRLVARCRTRPISHVAAEMGVSRATASKWVNRYKRFGKVGLMDRSSSPIRQPSATPGRLVKQIESMRREHKWSASRIAFELKQAGTPVSRRTITRLLAQLGLNQRKFIDPNGETNREPQHITTKRPGHMVHLDVKKVGRIPDGGGWRVHGKGSEKAKAVARKKTRGTKTGYVYLHSAIDGHTRLAYTEALPDEKAVTAVAFLGRARAWFAEHGIAGIERVVTDNGSCYRSAAFRDAVGTSRHQRITPYTPRHNGKVERYNRILAEEFLYARTWRSEDERATALEVWNRHYNYHRPHGAHDGQPPASATPTRVNNLMTSYI; translated from the coding sequence GTGACGCACGCAAACGCGCCCCTGACGGTCGAAGGTCGTCGTCGACTCGTCGCGCGCTGTCGGACTCGACCCATTTCTCATGTTGCCGCCGAGATGGGGGTCTCCCGTGCGACCGCCTCGAAATGGGTCAACCGATACAAACGATTCGGGAAGGTCGGCCTAATGGACCGCTCGTCGTCGCCGATCCGGCAGCCCTCTGCAACGCCTGGCCGCCTCGTGAAGCAGATCGAGTCAATGCGACGAGAACATAAATGGTCGGCGTCGCGTATCGCATTCGAGCTCAAGCAAGCGGGAACACCGGTCAGCCGGCGCACCATCACCCGGCTCCTCGCGCAGCTGGGCCTGAACCAGCGCAAGTTTATTGACCCCAACGGCGAGACGAACCGGGAACCGCAACACATCACCACCAAACGTCCCGGCCACATGGTGCACCTGGACGTGAAGAAGGTCGGTCGCATCCCCGATGGCGGCGGGTGGCGCGTGCACGGCAAAGGCAGCGAGAAGGCTAAAGCTGTTGCACGTAAGAAGACCCGAGGCACGAAGACGGGGTACGTCTATCTGCATTCGGCCATCGACGGGCACACCCGACTCGCGTACACCGAAGCGTTGCCGGATGAGAAAGCCGTCACTGCCGTCGCGTTCCTCGGGCGTGCAAGAGCTTGGTTCGCCGAGCACGGCATCGCCGGGATCGAGCGCGTCGTAACCGACAACGGCTCCTGCTACCGATCCGCAGCTTTCCGCGACGCAGTCGGGACCAGCCGACACCAGCGCATCACCCCATACACGCCCCGACACAACGGCAAAGTCGAGCGCTACAACCGGATCCTCGCCGAAGAGTTTCTCTACGCTCGCACCTGGCGCTCAGAAGACGAACGCGCTACCGCGCTCGAAGTGTGGAACCGGCACTACAACTATCACCGTCCCCACGGCGCTCACGACGGGCAACCGCCCGCCTCTGCGACACCGACACGAGTCAACAACCTCATGACCTCATACATCTAG
- a CDS encoding TetR/AcrR family transcriptional regulator C-terminal domain-containing protein has protein sequence MAQKQARLDRAAVLRGARHVLNNTGIDGFTTRALAAHLRVQQPALYWHFRTKAHLLGSLAADVLDREHHASLPESGERWDDFLLRNARSFRTALLAVRDGARLHAEFHRQKSDQMPAGSDAPESQIEFLVSEGFAEGSAVRALMAISRYTVGFVLEEQTALDNGCEPVDQDLDFEFGLVAMVEGLASKR, from the coding sequence ATGGCTCAGAAACAAGCGCGACTCGATCGTGCAGCAGTCTTGCGCGGTGCGAGGCATGTGCTCAATAACACGGGGATCGACGGTTTCACCACGCGGGCGCTGGCTGCGCATCTGCGGGTGCAGCAGCCAGCACTCTACTGGCACTTTCGGACAAAGGCCCACCTGCTCGGATCGCTCGCAGCTGATGTGCTTGATCGCGAACACCACGCCTCACTCCCAGAGTCAGGGGAGCGCTGGGACGACTTTCTCCTGCGCAACGCGCGGAGCTTCCGGACAGCGCTTCTGGCAGTCCGGGATGGAGCACGGCTGCACGCAGAGTTTCACCGTCAAAAGAGTGACCAGATGCCAGCGGGCTCGGATGCCCCCGAAAGTCAGATCGAGTTTCTCGTGTCCGAAGGATTCGCTGAGGGCTCTGCGGTCCGAGCTCTCATGGCTATCAGCCGCTATACGGTCGGTTTCGTACTAGAAGAACAAACAGCGCTCGACAACGGATGTGAGCCTGTCGATCAAGACCTAGATTTCGAGTTCGGGTTAGTTGCAATGGTTGAAGGGCTGGCATCAAAGCGATGA
- a CDS encoding YeeE/YedE family protein, producing the protein MLLLTGLALGALLGFVFQRGRFCVTGAFRDVWLSGSTRWLTAFGLAILVQAVLVQGMLSAGLIKAGVPQLVWAGVIGGSFLFGIGIVLAGGCATGTYYRSGEGLIGSWIALIFYALFASVMKYGALKPLNDGVLAQKSGLTTIQGSLGISAWVLVVVLAAVVGWALARQRRARVAVARPAQRRAGLAGLLLDRPWSPNVTAVVVGVLAAVAYPLSNLTGRNSGLGITTPSANLVDFLTTGNAERIDWGVLFVLGLIPGSYLAAKLSGEFRLRAPDARTAVRAIAGGTLMGVGAALAGGCTIGNSLVQTALFGYQGWIAFLFTFLGVGVGAHFFIRTHRRAGAQPVLVPADDLVGAR; encoded by the coding sequence GTGTTGCTACTCACCGGACTGGCGCTCGGCGCCCTGTTGGGATTCGTCTTCCAACGGGGGCGCTTCTGCGTCACCGGCGCCTTCCGCGACGTGTGGCTCAGCGGCTCGACCCGCTGGCTCACGGCCTTCGGGTTGGCGATCCTCGTCCAGGCCGTCCTCGTGCAGGGCATGCTGTCGGCCGGCCTGATCAAGGCGGGCGTCCCCCAGCTCGTCTGGGCCGGCGTCATCGGCGGGTCGTTCCTGTTCGGGATCGGCATCGTGCTGGCGGGCGGCTGCGCCACCGGCACCTACTACCGATCGGGCGAGGGGCTCATCGGGAGCTGGATCGCCCTGATCTTCTACGCGCTGTTCGCGTCCGTCATGAAGTACGGCGCCCTCAAGCCGCTCAACGACGGCGTCCTGGCGCAGAAGTCGGGGCTGACCACCATCCAGGGCTCGCTCGGCATCAGCGCATGGGTGCTCGTCGTGGTGCTGGCCGCCGTCGTCGGCTGGGCCCTGGCCCGGCAGCGCCGGGCCCGGGTCGCGGTCGCGCGGCCCGCCCAGCGCCGCGCCGGACTGGCCGGCCTGCTGCTCGACCGCCCCTGGAGCCCCAACGTCACCGCCGTGGTGGTCGGCGTGCTCGCGGCCGTCGCGTACCCGCTGTCCAACCTGACCGGACGCAACTCCGGCCTCGGCATCACCACGCCCTCGGCCAACCTGGTCGACTTCCTCACCACCGGCAACGCCGAGCGCATCGACTGGGGCGTGCTGTTCGTCCTCGGACTGATCCCCGGCTCCTACCTGGCTGCGAAGCTGTCGGGGGAGTTCCGGCTGCGCGCCCCCGACGCCCGCACCGCCGTCCGCGCCATCGCGGGCGGCACCCTGATGGGCGTCGGCGCGGCGCTGGCCGGCGGGTGCACCATCGGCAACTCGCTCGTCCAGACCGCGTTGTTCGGCTACCAGGGCTGGATCGCGTTCCTGTTCACGTTCCTCGGCGTCGGCGTGGGCGCCCACTTCTTCATCCGCACCCACCGCCGCGCCGGCGCCCAGCCGGTCCTGGTCCCAGCCGACGACCTCGTCGGCGCCCGCTGA
- a CDS encoding APH(3') family aminoglycoside O-phosphotransferase, with amino-acid sequence MSPVRPAFPITWKQELTGYSWELQTTGGSDAAVFRLTSPDGDVLFVKTEPVRCLGELPGEAARLRWLTTTGVPCARVLDEITATGRHWMLLDDVPGNDLSSAPIEPAAKARIAAKALRWLHTLMTDSCPFDHRVSHRIEQACARWEAGLVDTDDFDDEHRDRDPSELLVMLQRLRPVHEDLIVTHGDACLSNLIVDEDRFSGFIDCGRLGLADRHQDLALATRDIAEQLGQSWVPLFLDQYGIEDLDPARTRFYRLMDEFL; translated from the coding sequence ATGTCCCCAGTCCGCCCTGCGTTCCCAATCACGTGGAAACAGGAACTGACCGGCTACTCATGGGAGTTGCAGACTACCGGTGGATCGGACGCAGCCGTTTTTCGGTTGACGTCTCCAGACGGAGACGTCCTCTTTGTTAAGACGGAACCAGTCAGATGTTTGGGCGAACTCCCCGGTGAGGCGGCGCGCCTGAGATGGCTGACGACAACGGGAGTGCCATGTGCCCGCGTGCTCGACGAAATCACTGCTACAGGGCGGCATTGGATGTTGCTCGACGACGTTCCAGGCAACGACCTGTCCTCCGCTCCGATTGAACCTGCGGCAAAGGCCCGGATCGCGGCTAAGGCGTTGCGCTGGCTGCACACTCTGATGACGGACAGCTGCCCTTTCGACCACCGTGTCTCTCACCGCATCGAGCAGGCCTGTGCCCGTTGGGAGGCGGGCCTAGTCGACACTGATGATTTCGACGATGAACACCGTGACCGCGACCCAAGCGAACTGCTCGTGATGCTTCAGAGGCTTCGTCCCGTTCATGAAGATCTCATTGTTACGCATGGGGATGCATGCCTGTCCAACTTGATTGTGGACGAGGACCGCTTCTCTGGCTTCATAGACTGCGGGCGGTTGGGCCTTGCCGACCGTCACCAGGACCTCGCGCTAGCAACGCGGGACATAGCCGAGCAACTCGGCCAATCATGGGTGCCCTTGTTCCTCGACCAGTATGGGATCGAGGACCTCGACCCGGCACGGACACGGTTCTACCGGCTCATGGACGAGTTCCTCTGA
- a CDS encoding sulfurtransferase TusA family protein, producing MSLFDRFRKPLVDADLPERGAPTPAAVATGTARRYRLDTLGQVCPFPLVEAKQAIGGLAAGDELVIDFDCTQATDSIPNWAAANGHEVTHFEATGDAAWTITVRKG from the coding sequence ATGTCCCTGTTCGACCGCTTCCGCAAGCCCCTCGTGGACGCCGACCTCCCCGAGCGCGGCGCCCCGACCCCCGCCGCGGTCGCCACCGGCACCGCGCGCCGCTACCGGCTCGACACGCTCGGGCAGGTCTGCCCGTTCCCGCTGGTGGAGGCCAAGCAGGCCATCGGCGGGCTCGCCGCCGGCGACGAACTCGTCATCGACTTCGACTGCACCCAGGCCACCGACTCCATCCCCAACTGGGCCGCCGCCAACGGCCACGAGGTGACCCACTTCGAGGCCACCGGCGACGCCGCCTGGACCATCACGGTCCGCAAGGGCTAG
- a CDS encoding Cmx/CmrA family chloramphenicol efflux MFS transporter, whose translation MPFALYLLALVVFAMGTSEFMLAGLVPDISRYFGLSVGTAGLLTSAFAAGMVIGAPVMAAFTRRLPVKATLLGCVIGFALTHIIGALTPHFTVLFITRVIAAIVNAGFLAVALGAATKLVAPDAKGRAVAVLLAGTTVATVAGVPAGTLLGTALGWQSTFWAIALLCIPAAIGIAAGFTTKADDSSKEESSSTSLRVELAQLSSPRLVLTMLLAALVNAGTFATLTFLAPIVTDTAGLTQWWVPVALVFFGVGSFIGVTVAGRLSDARPRIVIVGGGSVLVLGWVALALFATNPVALLGLVFAQGVVGFAVGSTLITRVLYAAAGAPTMAGSYATAALNVGAAAGPVLASAALSVMPGALGPVWVAVLVTTTALLLAVPLLRLIAPVESEVVK comes from the coding sequence ATGCCTTTCGCTCTTTATCTTCTTGCCCTGGTGGTCTTTGCCATGGGTACTTCCGAATTCATGCTCGCCGGCCTCGTGCCCGACATTTCCAGATACTTCGGCCTTTCCGTGGGGACCGCTGGTCTCCTGACGTCGGCGTTCGCCGCAGGGATGGTAATCGGTGCACCTGTGATGGCCGCGTTCACTCGTCGCCTCCCTGTAAAAGCGACACTCCTGGGTTGCGTGATCGGTTTCGCGCTGACCCATATCATCGGGGCTCTCACCCCGCACTTCACTGTTCTGTTTATCACGCGCGTGATCGCGGCGATCGTTAATGCAGGCTTCTTGGCGGTCGCGTTGGGTGCGGCAACAAAACTCGTAGCACCCGATGCCAAAGGTCGGGCCGTGGCGGTTCTGCTGGCGGGTACCACCGTCGCCACCGTCGCAGGCGTCCCCGCGGGTACGCTACTTGGTACGGCACTTGGCTGGCAGTCGACGTTCTGGGCGATCGCACTTCTCTGCATCCCCGCTGCGATCGGCATCGCTGCGGGCTTCACCACTAAAGCCGACGACTCGTCAAAGGAGGAGTCGTCCTCGACCTCGTTGCGCGTGGAGCTGGCGCAGCTGTCCTCTCCGCGCCTCGTCCTAACGATGCTGCTCGCTGCCCTTGTGAATGCCGGCACATTCGCCACGCTGACCTTTCTCGCGCCGATCGTTACGGACACCGCCGGCCTGACCCAGTGGTGGGTGCCGGTGGCGCTTGTGTTCTTCGGCGTCGGCTCCTTCATCGGCGTCACCGTTGCGGGACGGCTCTCGGATGCCCGACCCCGCATCGTCATCGTGGGCGGTGGCAGCGTTCTGGTGCTCGGGTGGGTCGCGCTGGCGCTCTTCGCAACGAACCCCGTCGCCCTGCTCGGGCTCGTTTTCGCTCAGGGTGTGGTGGGGTTCGCCGTCGGGAGCACGCTGATCACGCGAGTGCTTTATGCCGCGGCGGGTGCGCCCACCATGGCGGGGTCATACGCGACAGCGGCACTCAACGTGGGCGCGGCAGCCGGTCCCGTGCTCGCCTCTGCCGCACTCAGCGTTATGCCGGGCGCGCTCGGACCCGTTTGGGTAGCCGTGCTCGTGACCACCACGGCACTACTGCTCGCAGTTCCGCTTCTTCGGCTGATTGCACCCGTCGAGAGCGAGGTGGTCAAGTGA